TTATTATGGCTTCTCAATTAATTTACCATGCGACAACTACTCACTGGATCCCTGCACGGTACACAACGCGGTCTGGGTGCCTGTTGTTGTAACTGGTATACTAGACAAGTCACAAACACCAATACAAATAATGCGGTCAGATGTTTTACTTTGCGCCACGACCACAGTGGTTTAATACACTTACAGTAAGGGTTCCAGCAGTTTATATAATCCTCTTCGTCTTCGCTGACCGTGGAATCAGTCATATCTGATCCGTCAACTACATCTAGTGACGGGATAAGTGATATTCCGTAGTGATAGGTTGTCCTACCTGCATCCAAGTCCGGAGGGTCTAATACATCCTCGATATCTAACAAGGAGAAGACTTCATCTTGAGCGGCACTCGGTGACAACACCACCCCAATATCGTTTACACCATACTCCCGTTGGTTATTGAGTAGTCCTAAACGAGCTGTCATTACTACACTAGCAAACACTAAATAAACTGGCTATAATAATATACGGAAGTTATTATAATCCGTGTACGATGGGTGGGCGGAGATATAATATATGGTAGGGAGGAAGGAGATGATGTGGCATAGCATATGACTTTGTTCTCCTTACAGCATGGTCTCGTGTTTCTTCCATCCTAACATGGGCGGGGTGGAGAACCATATCTATCAGTTATCGCAGTGTCTGCTGGCGCGCGGCCATAAGGTAATTGTAGCCGCATGACTCACCCTCACTGTACCACACAGGTAGTAGTGATAACACACGCTTATGGCAATCGTATTGGGGTACGCTATCTCACCTCCATGTTGAAGGTAGACACACTACAAGTCATGGTACAGCTAGTTGAAGTGATTGCAGGTCTACTACTTGCCAGTTCATGTGTTCTTCAAGCAGTGTACGGTGCCGACCATGTTTACTACCCTACCAATGATAAGGGATATTTGTATCAGGGAACAAGTAGATATATTACATGGTCATGGGGTGAGTGAAACTGTACCAAAGATTATTCCTTAATTAAGTACCTACATACAATTTTAATTGCCCATCAGATAATCTTTGTAATTGGTAAGGATGCTTCATTGAACGTTTGGGGATGAGACTAAGTGAGGGTATTGCAGCTGATATATTGGGACAGTGTCAGATAGTATGTCTTGAATGATATAGACCCATTTATGGTAAACATGGTGTGGTCTGGTGTTGATAGTGCTCAGCAGTTGTGTTGTCAGAGTTCTGCAAGCTAGGTCTTGTTAAAGTATCATAGACAACGAAGGTTTGTAAGAAGCTAGaccttgttacagtaactaaaGTAGGGCTTGTGAGTGGTCTAGGACACTAACTTATGcatgtttgtctgtgtgttttattagagtaagctAACTCCTATCATTCACGACATTTAAACTAAACTTGGCACCACAAAATGTGCATCTGTATGTTAGAAGATAAAACCTGGTTACGTTATGCATGCCTGTGATGTATATAACATGCACAGTAGAGCATGTACCAGTGCTAGTCTTTAAAGAGGTTTGTTAGTTATCACTTGTTTCCTATCACAGGCCTTCTCTCCATTGTGTCATGAAGCTTTGCTTCATGCTCGTACTATGGGCATCAGAGCAGTCTTCACCGATCATTCCTTATTTGGATTTGCTGATTACAGTAGCATAAATAGTAACAAATTTCTGGAGTTTGTGTTGACTGATGTGGATCATGCGATCTGTGTATCCTACACCAGGTATGTAGATCGTGGTATGGGGACTGTGGTATGTAACTTGTCATAGTAAGGAGAACACAGTACTAAGAGCAAAGCTCCCACCTGATTTAGTATCAGTGATTCCTAATGCTGTAGACACTTCATGTTTCACTCCAGACCCTTCCAAGAGAACACCTGGCAGAGGTATACTGGTACTCGTATCAGGATAATTTTAATTGTAGGATTTAGTTACTATTGTAGTCATCAGTCGGCTGGTATATCGTAAAGGAATGGACTTGTTAGCTGGTGTTATCCCGATTATATGTAAACGGCACTCTCATGTGGACTTCCTGATTGGTCAGTGATGACATTATCAGTGTTGTCGTGACGACCGGTACATACAGGTGGGGACGGCAACTACAGAGTATTGCTGGAGCAGATTAGGGAACAGCATGACTTGATGGATAGGGTGACTTTATTGGGTGGACTGGACCACTCTCAAGTTAGAGATGTGAGTTAGTAGTACTATGAGCATGTGGAACTTCTTTTAAAGGAACCTTTAAACAGACACTGCATATATAACtaataaaggacactgtacatttatcCTGCTCTGTAAATAATACTAAATTTCTGAGGTCCCTACACACCTCTACcaacagtgttgggacagttactttttaaaagtaactagctgcataatacatattacttgcaactgaactatttagttacagttacatattacccataaaataaagtaactataataatattacatattatattactttgtgtccacagccctaggctgtcacgtgtgaaactaccaccttatcacatgacatgattacgttgttgcacaatgtgaaaatcttggttataagtaagaagctggtgaataagcttcattcagtaggcttcattacttcgttgtggctaggaattactcagtggatcactaacaagattagtaacttcgttacttatagtaataatattacataatattagattcgttacagtaactatattacttaggtaacgtgttacatttgtaagtaaagtaacttgagttatattacctgtttttatagcgtatttcgttatattatttagataccacaaaagtaataatattacgtaacgcattacataagtaacgcattactcccaacactgtctaCCAATACGGTTTTACCTCTGTTTGAGGACAACCTCCTTATAGCAGTAAACATATTTTAAGTCAATTGATCCAAATGTGTATTTAGTTATGAAGCAATATTTCCTCACTCTACCAGTAATATGGGTTGTTGGTATTTTAGTGGGCCTTTGGAGTAGTCATGCTACTTAAGTATAAGTTGAATGCAGAAGAAATTCCCAATTCCCGGCTGTGTTGTGGCAACATCATCTGCGCAGATTTGGGAATTTTTCTGCACTCAGCAATTTCAATGTAAgttattaccaagagttaatacaGATATAGTAATTAACTATCACCGAATTATATTTAATTCATCTTTCATTCTGTATATAGTGGAATCCATATAGTGCTACACACTTTATATATATACCAGTTACACTAAATGTGTAATTCAAGAAATGATTTACTATAGTATATATCAGTCATTGTTGTTGAGGAGTTGTTGAATAGATCACTTCACTTCACAAATTTTCTCCTCGTGACTCTTTATGGTAGAACTGCTGCGACTGGCCTCTGAGTAATTGCCTCACAAGAATTATATTAAACAGTGCTTGAAGCAATCCTTTACCAGTTAAAAGAGTGCAAGAATCCTTATATGGGCATGCTGAAACCATCAGACATCTTTATCTCCATAGATACAATATTTCAGTATCACATTATAGACCTCAAATATAGTATAAATACTAGTAGTGTATGTATATCAAGCATACAGTATCCCTTAGCTCATACTGCTCATTAATACTATGTTTAGTAATTTCCTTATATGGTATTGGCTACCAGTAGACAATATTACATCATCTCCTAAAAATACCTGTCAAACCTGTTTGTAGCAAGGTGTGGTCATGGGGACATGTTATATCAACACAGTTGTGGTATATCAGGTGTCACCAATTGTAAATGATAGTCTAGCACTGACATGTGAAGTGGCTGTGATGTGTTTACTGCTCACCCAGTGATAGGGGATTTCCCTATACTAATCATTTTCACATCCCAGAAGAGGTTATAGTTCAGACTAATGCTATGTGTAATTAAACATTTGGCTCTGTCTGTTGTTAGTTTTTTGTATGAGTTTGTGAATAAGTTTGTGGCTTAATAGCTCCCAACTCTTTAATTGTTACCACAAGTTGTTGGCTTATTTGTGTTGTGGCTGAACTCACATAAAATTATGGTATTAGGTACAACTTTTCTTTGAGATGATGAGATGGATAGTAACCCTGCTGTTTCTCAAGACTTTGCATTTCTTGAGACCAGATGTTTGCAGTGGTTCATAGGTACAGTGGGACCTGTATACTTAATATGGACACCTTCCTTGTTTACCTAGACTAGATACTTAATGGACAAACCTttcattgttttcataaaaatattTATCCTTGAAACAACATACAGCAATGTTGCATCCCTTTGTGTATTCACTGAATATTTTGATGAACTTTTAATGTATACAAACTATATAGAGCTTGGCAACACACCATTAAGGTATCATCATTCTCAGTACCATGAGTTGGGATAGATAACATCACACATCCTGTTATGTTCTACCTTGTTGTGTATTGCTATGGAGTTATTATGTGAGAACCAAACATGTGTTGTAATGATTTGTTATCACACCTCTATTCGTGGGATTGAGGTAAAAATTTGAAGAAGGACTTTCTGTCGTTTATAAGAAATTGTATTAAATATACATCGAGTTTAATGTAAATTAAAACAGGACACCTTACAAGGTATCCTGATTTTCCAGCTTAGTTGACATACTATGGGATACTTTGGGATACTTTGAgaagtgtccatattacacaggTGTTCTCGTTTTAAAGTGTcctgattgagatactctaatagtgcagtcaccctaatagagtattcagtaTACAATAATAGTTACAAAACAGGTGTTGCAAAAACAATCACAAATTATTAAAAGCTCATAAATGAAAATACAGGTAAAAAgtaagccccaaagctggcttGGTAAGCTCTGGCTTTGGAGCTCAATGTAATGGTGCAGCCATCAAAAAAGCTAGGGTGAAAAGATTGTGAAATAGGAATTTAAGaaatataattttatttatttattaaggctttacagcacaattgctgaaggtctgtagggcacctggtcctacagcctggttacataaagtgtgtttgaaaaggtggagaaaggagaaaaaatccatgactggacctggacagccttgaacctgcagccatctgttTTGATAATGACATTGTCATGTAATACTAGAATTTATAGACAATGACATCattacaaccatttcttggcagctATTTTTGACCTAGATTAGTTGTCTCATGAGTGAATCATTAAGAATAAACAGAAATCAGCTTGAAAGGAATGCAGTAATGCAAGCAAGAGATCATGTTTGCAGTCAGCCAAGTGTTTTGAGAGAAGATATTTGTACTAGATAAAACACTCATGCTCAGAGTTTATGGATTTTTAAACTTTTCATGAGCATTGTAAGACATGGTGCTTATGGGCTTCTGGTTGGGCCTATGAAACACACTAATAAGTTGACATATGACCAGGTTGTTAGTCTATTGTGTATACCACAGGTGCTGGTTCAAGGTGATATATTCCTCAACACTTCACTGACTGAGGCATTCTGTATCGCCATTGTGGAAGCTGTCAGTTGTGGGTAAGTAGATATGAGGTTGGTCATAGTCTTATAGTTCAGCTTATTCAACCCCAATACCTAAGTATCATTACCAAGTATTCTGATATGTGGCTTGTTAGATCCATGTCATTTGTGCTCACAAACCTTTTTTCAGCCATCCCAACACAGTACGTAGCTAGACCAATTAGAAAATCAGACAATAAGTATCACCACGTTTGGCTATGCAATAACACACAACTATGTTATCATAGTGACCAACCTTCTCTGGGAGTGTGTCCTATGGATCACATGTACGATAAGCCACATCCTCGTCAGTTTACAGGTTATTAGCACAAAGGTGGGTGGAGTTCCTGAAGTGTTACCTAATGACATGATATGCATGGCTGAGCCCAATGTCTCATGTGAGCAGTAGCTGGTCACCATGTTAACAGTTGTGTCATTGGTAACACACACAGCATTAGCAGAAGCTCTACATGAAGCCATTGAAGTACAGAGAAGTGGGCAGCAATTAGATGCATGGGAGTCTCACCAACGAGTAACTGACATGTACAATTGGTATGACATTGCTGAGAGGACAGAAAAGGTGTTGTTATGACAATGGTGTTACTGTACTGGTTACTATAGTAACAGGTGTATGATAGAGTTATCATGTCAGCAAACAGGACTTATGTAGATCAGATTTACAAGTAAGCTACAGTTGTGAAATAGGTTTGGTGGGTGGACCGAACCTGTTAATGTGAACAATTGAGGACTACACAATTGGGACACTTGGTTAAGTTCCCTTAGATTATTATCCtgaaaaatcaggacaccttgataaccagtATTGGTTTGTTCTAAATGTGTCCATATTatacacagtggcagatctaggatttataaaaggttTCTGAAAATTAACATAAAATGTATACAGATAAGGAATGAAGACTACAGCATCTGAGAAATTTTTGAtgttttagaagctctgagattggattttaggctgcTTTCAAACAATTACGTACAGTAAATCTAATACTTTAAACTgtcctagctagctagctatctagcTACAACGTGGTTATACTGTtgttttgattgctctattggagtagttacttgactgctctattagagtatcttgatcatttttAATACAGTGGAatgtgaaaagtaaagtgtttCTGAGGCTTTAAAAGCTATAACAGTTGTTAGTTTAATGTAATTGCATGCATTTTACTATGAAGAATTGTCAGTGCATCAATTAAGAATAGTTATAGACTTCCGCTGAGCTAAATATTTCaaaaggggtttctgtcgaaactaCAGAAACTCACCAGATCCACCACTGATATAGGTTCCATAAAGCAACAACCCAACACATACTGTTTAACCTAAATATTTCATTTCAACTGATTCAGAGATTCTGGGGCTAACTTACCTGTGACCAGCTTATTATGACATGTGGATTCATTTGCAAATTGTGCAAAATTACAGGCTCCACCTTGAAAACAAATTAAATTGTAGCCTCTATACATGCATGGTACGTAGCAGAGGGTTCATTATGCTGTCTGTCTGCTACCCACATACAGACACTACTCCAGGGGACCAGTGGCTGGTATAGTGTATGTGGCACTATTGACACTATTGCAACTTGTGTACACGTTGGTGGCTTGGATCAGACCAGCTAAGGTGTGTACAACAAGAAAGCGTTTGTATTGTGTGTTTAATGTGCTTAGTGtcaagcattgtatgtactgtacaagaTAAATGACTAAAAATCCTCACTGTCATCAATGAAATGTTGACATATGCTTCACTTAATACCAGACTGCATATACAAAATAGTACAAATACTTTTAAAGATGCAACTAATTCATCAACTTCTTTTCTGTCTAAGTCTCCTGTtgtttgtattgtatgtgtAGTATGTTTTGGTACATAAACCATTGGGTGCATTCTTGTGGTGAAACATTTTAGTGGGTTTAGTCAAAGCTATAACAACAAGACTATTGCCCCCCAAACACTTCTCACTATACTGACAGTATTGTAATGTGTTTAGTGTATTTCTCTGATTTGTTTTCATAACAACTAACTGTAGTTTTACACACAAGTAATGTTAACTTCATACTCTACCCAAGTGTTTAGTAGGCACACTCTTCTATTAATATGAAATTATGACTAATGTGGTACATTTGTACTGTCAATACAATGATAGCTTACAATACACTTTAGCAGCATAAAAATGTCCGAGAGAGGGACAGGAGGTTTGCCTCCATTTTTTCTTGTTCTCTTTGAAGACTTTTTAGGACAAAACAGACTAAGAACTTACACTTTATTACCCAATGGCTTCAACTGTGTATAATGTGCAGCTATAAGTTATTATTGTCCTATTGGTTTTCTGTACTCTCTTCAATAGGAATTTGATATTAAGTTAtcattgagatactctattagaacagttaTAGAACATCCAACTGATGTGTATTTTGTCACATGAGCTAGCTTATCATTTACTTACAGTTTTTGCACAGTAATTCAAATAGAACTTTGTgacaaaaaattattttatgatcTATGTATTAATCATGTATTGTCACCATAATTAAATCCATGCATTCTTAGGGTGTTGATGTGGTACCAGATGTGATTGATGATAAAAATGATGATGTAATCCAGAGATGACATCATTGTTCTGGCAACTTAATTCCCATCGATTGGAGAATGTTGGAAGTGGGGCCAGCCCCACCATCCTGTGATGCATATGACTCTAACAAGTTTTTAACTAAATTAAAATCAATGTCAACTGGTCTGAGCTCCCCCTCTTCTTGTTGCTGCTGGAGCCCCTCCCCTTCTTGTTGTTCCTGTAGCCCCTCTTCTTGCGCATGATCAAAACTCTGAGCCATTGTGGTGCCAACTAGCTCCTTGTCCATCTGTTGCATCACAT
The nucleotide sequence above comes from Dysidea avara chromosome 3, odDysAvar1.4, whole genome shotgun sequence. Encoded proteins:
- the LOC136250122 gene encoding phosphatidylinositol N-acetylglucosaminyltransferase subunit A-like, which codes for MGGRRYNICMVSCFFHPNMGGVENHIYQLSQCLLARGHKVVVITHAYGNRIGVRYLTSMLKVYYLPVHVFFKQCTVPTMFTTLPMIRDICIREQVDILHGHGAFSPLCHEALLHARTMGIRAVFTDHSLFGFADYSSINSNKFLEFVLTDVDHAICVSYTSKENTVLRAKLPPDLVSVIPNAVDTSCFTPDPSKRTPGRVTIVVISRLVYRKGMDLLAGVIPIICKRHSHVDFLIGGDGNYRVLLEQIREQHDLMDRVTLLGGLDHSQVRDVLVQGDIFLNTSLTEAFCIAIVEAVSCGLQVISTKVGGVPEVLPNDMICMAEPNVSSLAEALHEAIEVQRSGQQLDAWESHQRVTDMYNWYDIAERTEKVYDRVIMSANRTYVDQIYKHYSRGPVAGIVYVALLTLLQLVYTLVAWIRPAKGVDVVPDVIDDKNDDVIQR